One genomic segment of Paraburkholderia phymatum STM815 includes these proteins:
- a CDS encoding aspartate aminotransferase family protein produces MTTVFHRMPKQTLPVAVQGDGIEIVDSTGKRYIDASGGAAVSCLGHSNQRVIDAIKRQAQALPYAHTSFFTTEPAEELATYLTERAPQGLGHVYFVSGGSEAIEAALKLARQYFVEVGQPQRRHIIARRQSYHGNTLGALAIGGNAWRREPFLPLLIDAHHVSPCYAYREQRADETEEQFAQRLADELEQKILELGPDTVAAFVAETVVGATAGAVPPVREYFRKIRAVCDRYGVLLILDEIMSGMGRTGYLFACEEDGVTPDLLTIAKGLGAGYQPIGATLVSDRIYQAITSGSGFFQHGHTYIGHATACAAALEVQRVIADEHLLDNVKARGDQLRALLREHYAQHPFIGDVRGRGLFVGVELVKDRATKTPFDAKLKLHAAIKREAFQRGLMVYPMGGTVDGKTGDHVLLAPPFICTQSDIERIVSRLTDAIEGALAASGAA; encoded by the coding sequence ATGACTACCGTATTCCATCGCATGCCCAAACAGACGCTGCCTGTCGCCGTACAAGGCGACGGCATCGAGATCGTCGATTCGACGGGCAAGCGCTATATCGATGCATCGGGCGGCGCGGCTGTTTCGTGTCTTGGTCATAGCAATCAGCGCGTGATCGACGCGATCAAGCGTCAGGCGCAGGCGCTGCCGTACGCGCACACGTCGTTCTTCACGACGGAGCCCGCCGAGGAGCTGGCGACCTATCTGACCGAACGCGCGCCGCAAGGCCTCGGGCACGTGTATTTCGTGTCGGGCGGATCGGAAGCGATCGAGGCGGCGCTGAAGCTCGCGCGTCAGTATTTCGTCGAAGTGGGGCAGCCGCAGCGCCGCCACATCATCGCGCGCCGGCAGAGCTATCACGGCAATACGCTCGGCGCGCTGGCGATCGGCGGCAATGCATGGCGGCGCGAGCCGTTCCTGCCGCTGCTGATCGATGCGCATCATGTGAGCCCGTGCTATGCGTATCGCGAGCAGCGCGCGGACGAGACGGAAGAGCAGTTCGCGCAGCGTCTCGCCGACGAACTCGAGCAGAAGATTCTCGAACTCGGGCCGGACACGGTGGCAGCCTTCGTCGCCGAAACAGTGGTCGGCGCGACGGCGGGCGCGGTGCCGCCCGTGCGCGAGTATTTCCGCAAGATTCGGGCGGTGTGCGACCGCTACGGCGTGCTGCTGATCCTCGATGAAATCATGTCGGGCATGGGCCGCACCGGCTATCTGTTCGCGTGCGAGGAAGACGGCGTCACGCCCGACCTGCTGACCATCGCGAAGGGCCTCGGCGCGGGCTATCAGCCGATCGGCGCGACGCTCGTGAGCGACAGGATCTATCAGGCGATCACGAGCGGCTCCGGCTTTTTCCAGCACGGTCACACGTATATCGGGCACGCGACGGCCTGCGCCGCCGCGCTCGAAGTGCAGCGCGTGATTGCCGACGAGCATCTGCTCGATAACGTGAAGGCGCGTGGTGACCAGTTGCGTGCGCTGCTGCGCGAGCACTATGCGCAGCATCCGTTTATCGGCGACGTGCGCGGACGGGGACTCTTCGTCGGCGTCGAACTGGTGAAGGACCGCGCGACGAAAACGCCGTTCGATGCCAAACTGAAGCTGCACGCCGCGATCAAGCGCGAGGCGTTCCAGCGCGGTCTGATGGTGTATCCGATGGGTGGCACTGTCGACGGCAAGACGGGCGACCATGTGCTGCTCGCGCCGCCGTTCATCTGCACGCAAAGCGATATCGAAAGGATCGTCAGCCGGCTGACGGATGCGATCGAAGGCGCGCTTGCTGCGTCGGGCGCGGCCTGA
- a CDS encoding carboxymuconolactone decarboxylase family protein — protein MTNRLPSFDASHATPEQKAVLDEILSGPRGNLNGPFLGWIHSPELAQHAQRLGAFCRYKTGLPLRLSELAILVTAARWQAQAEWFIHYPIAIEAGVRIEDAEAIRERRLPAFADADDALIYAFATELYDARRVSDATYAKTVERFGHEVTINLVGLLGYYALVAMTLNVFGMRAQGQDSLPFGE, from the coding sequence ATGACCAACCGTCTGCCATCTTTCGACGCCAGCCACGCGACGCCCGAGCAGAAGGCCGTGCTCGACGAGATCCTGTCGGGTCCGCGCGGCAATCTGAACGGACCGTTTCTCGGCTGGATCCATAGTCCCGAACTCGCGCAGCACGCGCAGCGCCTCGGCGCATTCTGCCGCTACAAGACGGGCCTGCCGCTGCGTCTGTCGGAACTGGCGATACTCGTCACGGCGGCGCGCTGGCAGGCGCAGGCCGAATGGTTCATCCATTATCCGATCGCAATCGAAGCGGGCGTGCGCATCGAAGACGCCGAGGCGATCCGCGAGCGCAGGCTGCCTGCCTTCGCCGATGCCGACGACGCGCTGATCTACGCCTTCGCAACCGAGCTTTACGACGCCAGACGCGTGTCCGATGCGACATATGCGAAGACCGTCGAGCGCTTCGGCCACGAGGTTACGATCAATCTGGTCGGACTGCTCGGCTATTACGCGCTTGTCGCGATGACGCTGAATGTGTTCGGCATGCGCGCGCAAGGGCAGGACTCGCTGCCGTTCGGCGAGTAA
- a CDS encoding DUF4148 domain-containing protein, whose product MKSLLSAVVVASALLVPAVSFAQQASNAPATRAQVRAELVAAQQNGTLDQNDVTYPKATPQYGATAQATEVGGTTSGSSQSGSRPSIEQRIFSTFRGN is encoded by the coding sequence ATGAAATCGCTTCTTTCCGCAGTCGTCGTCGCATCCGCTCTTCTCGTTCCCGCTGTGTCGTTCGCACAGCAAGCCAGCAACGCCCCCGCGACGCGCGCACAGGTTCGCGCCGAACTCGTCGCCGCACAACAAAACGGCACGCTCGACCAGAACGACGTGACGTACCCGAAGGCCACGCCGCAATACGGCGCAACGGCGCAAGCGACGGAAGTCGGCGGCACGACGTCGGGCTCGTCGCAATCGGGCTCGCGTCCGAGCATCGAGCAGCGCATTTTTTCGACGTTCCGCGGCAACTAA
- a CDS encoding OsmC family protein encodes MKRKASALWQGGLQDGKGSISTDSGVLKDTQYSFATRFENGIGTNPEELIAAAHAGCFSMALSAELGKANIKPERIATTATVTLDKDGGGFAVTASHLDVVVKIPGGDKAAFDKAAADAKAGCPISKVLNATITMDAKLET; translated from the coding sequence ATGAAACGCAAGGCATCAGCACTCTGGCAGGGCGGTCTGCAAGACGGCAAGGGCTCGATCTCCACCGACAGCGGCGTGCTCAAGGACACGCAATATTCGTTCGCGACGCGTTTCGAAAACGGCATCGGCACGAATCCCGAAGAACTGATCGCGGCGGCGCATGCGGGATGCTTCTCGATGGCGTTGTCGGCGGAACTCGGCAAGGCCAACATCAAGCCGGAGCGGATCGCGACCACGGCCACGGTCACGCTGGACAAGGACGGCGGCGGCTTCGCGGTGACGGCTTCGCATCTCGACGTCGTGGTGAAGATTCCGGGCGGCGACAAGGCGGCGTTCGACAAGGCAGCCGCCGATGCGAAGGCGGGTTGCCCGATCTCGAAGGTGTTGAACGCGACGATCACAATGGACGCGAAGCTCGAAACCTGA